A window from Sphingobacteriia bacterium encodes these proteins:
- a CDS encoding GNAT family N-acetyltransferase: MLTKLDYKLLRLATIADAPGIANVHVTGWHETYSNIVDQNYLNDLSYEKSLNFRNHLFEIGNTNTLVALNEEEKIIAFCDFGKKLEHDNQIMTDTQKQKRTEVGEISAIYVLKKYQRQGIGTNLFKEANNFMKENSFIPFIVWALKENKNACKFYESLGGILVEEIKVVIGDKEYDEIGYRFS, encoded by the coding sequence ATGTTAACAAAACTTGATTATAAATTACTGAGACTAGCTACAATTGCCGATGCACCTGGCATTGCCAATGTTCATGTGACAGGATGGCATGAGACATATTCTAATATTGTAGATCAAAATTATTTAAATGATTTAAGTTATGAAAAATCACTAAATTTTAGAAATCATTTATTTGAAATCGGTAATACGAATACTCTTGTTGCTTTAAACGAAGAAGAAAAAATTATTGCCTTTTGTGATTTTGGTAAAAAGTTAGAGCACGACAATCAAATAATGACTGATACTCAGAAACAAAAAAGAACTGAAGTTGGAGAAATTTCCGCAATTTACGTTCTTAAAAAATATCAACGTCAAGGTATAGGAACAAATCTATTTAAAGAAGCTAATAATTTTATGAAAGAAAATTCTTTTATTCCATTTATAGTTTGGGCTTTAAAAGAAAATAAAAATGCTTGTAAATTTTATGAAAGCTTAGGTGGTATTTTAGTAGAAGAAATCAAAGTAGTAATAGGTGATAAAGAGTATGATGAAATAGGGTACAGGTTTTCATAA
- the pnp gene encoding polyribonucleotide nucleotidyltransferase: MFNVVRKEIIWGGDKLSLETGKIARQSDGSVVVTYGKTVILCTVCVSKEQKEGINFLPLTVIYQEKTFAAGKIPGGFFKRETKPSEREVLISRLIDRSLRPLFPDNYHYETQVICTLLSHDLKNEPDMPALVGAAAAIQISSIPFNGPVAGSKVAYVDGRFELNPKINQHSHSKLDLVVAGTEDSILMVESEAYELTEEQMLEAVMFGHSGFLPVINMVKEFAKEVGKEKMTLSDKSDPEINMLVTNFAKSRLEQAFTEVNKQKRREAILQVKQDTLNHLEPSGYDPFLISNILETIESDIVRHAILDKNKRIDGRTTTDIRPILAEVSFLPCTHGSALFTRGETQAIVATTLGTGQDEQIVDSIEGESREHFMLHYNFPPYSVGEVSPMRAPGRREIGHGKLAWRAIRPLMPTKLDFPYTVRLVSEITESNGSSSMATVCGSSLALMDAGVPIERPIAGIAMGLILEKDRFAVLSDILGDEDHLGDMDFKVAGTETGVTALQMDIKVCGITFEIMKQALSQAKQGRLHILNEMNKAIREPRKELSSYAPTITKITIPKDKIRDIIGAGGKVIREICELTSSKIDIQDTGEVLIAATNSKDREFAIKIINSIVFDLVVGEVYYGKVVKLMDFGAFVTFFGSKDGLVHISEISTERVATVDSVLKEGQIVWVKMIGFDRGKIKLSMKNINQETGEELQALPSAGTETSAESA, translated from the coding sequence ATGTTTAATGTCGTTAGAAAAGAAATAATTTGGGGTGGTGATAAGTTAAGCCTCGAAACTGGTAAGATTGCCCGCCAGTCAGATGGATCAGTAGTAGTTACATACGGTAAAACTGTAATTTTATGTACGGTGTGCGTATCAAAAGAGCAAAAAGAAGGTATTAATTTCTTACCTTTAACGGTTATTTATCAAGAAAAAACTTTTGCCGCTGGTAAAATTCCAGGAGGTTTTTTCAAAAGAGAAACCAAACCTAGTGAACGTGAAGTGTTAATTTCACGTCTTATTGATAGATCACTCAGACCTTTATTCCCAGATAACTATCATTATGAAACTCAAGTTATTTGTACCCTTCTATCACATGATTTAAAAAACGAACCTGATATGCCCGCTTTAGTCGGAGCTGCTGCCGCTATTCAAATTTCAAGCATACCATTTAATGGTCCAGTTGCAGGTTCAAAAGTTGCGTATGTTGATGGTCGTTTTGAGTTAAATCCAAAAATTAATCAACATTCACATTCTAAACTTGATTTAGTAGTTGCAGGGACAGAAGATTCAATTCTTATGGTTGAATCAGAAGCCTATGAACTCACTGAAGAACAAATGCTTGAAGCAGTAATGTTCGGTCATAGCGGATTCTTACCAGTAATTAATATGGTTAAGGAATTCGCGAAAGAAGTCGGTAAAGAAAAAATGACACTTTCCGATAAAAGCGATCCAGAAATAAATATGCTAGTTACTAATTTTGCAAAATCAAGATTAGAACAAGCTTTTACAGAAGTTAATAAACAAAAACGTCGTGAAGCAATTTTACAAGTTAAGCAAGATACATTAAATCATCTTGAACCATCAGGTTACGATCCTTTCTTAATTTCGAATATTCTTGAAACTATTGAATCTGATATTGTAAGACATGCAATTTTAGACAAAAATAAACGTATCGATGGTCGTACAACTACTGACATTCGCCCTATTTTAGCTGAAGTAAGCTTTTTACCTTGTACTCATGGCTCTGCTCTTTTCACACGTGGTGAAACACAAGCGATTGTTGCAACCACACTTGGAACTGGTCAGGATGAACAAATAGTTGATTCTATTGAAGGTGAATCAAGAGAACACTTTATGCTTCATTATAATTTCCCTCCATATTCTGTAGGGGAAGTGTCACCAATGAGAGCTCCAGGACGTAGAGAAATTGGTCATGGTAAACTCGCTTGGCGTGCAATTCGTCCTTTGATGCCTACTAAATTAGATTTCCCATATACAGTACGTTTAGTATCTGAAATTACAGAATCAAATGGCTCTTCTTCAATGGCAACCGTTTGCGGTTCTTCACTTGCATTAATGGATGCAGGGGTTCCTATTGAACGTCCTATCGCAGGTATTGCTATGGGATTAATTTTAGAAAAAGACAGATTTGCTGTTCTTTCTGATATTTTAGGTGATGAAGATCATCTTGGTGATATGGATTTTAAAGTAGCTGGTACAGAAACAGGTGTTACAGCACTTCAAATGGATATTAAGGTATGCGGAATTACATTTGAAATTATGAAACAAGCTTTAAGTCAAGCTAAACAAGGAAGGCTTCATATATTAAATGAAATGAATAAAGCTATTCGTGAACCAAGAAAAGAATTAAGCTCTTATGCTCCTACAATTACTAAAATCACAATTCCAAAAGATAAAATTCGCGATATTATTGGCGCTGGCGGTAAAGTAATTCGTGAAATTTGCGAATTAACTTCTAGCAAAATTGATATTCAAGATACTGGCGAAGTATTAATTGCAGCTACCAATTCTAAAGATCGTGAATTCGCTATTAAAATAATTAATAGTATAGTTTTTGATTTAGTAGTGGGAGAAGTTTACTACGGTAAAGTAGTTAAACTTATGGACTTTGGTGCATTCGTTACTTTCTTTGGATCTAAAGATGGCTTAGTTCATATTAGTGAAATTAGCACTGAAAGAGTGGCAACTGTTGATTCAGTTCTTAAAGAAGGTCAAATCGTTTGGGTAAAAATGATTGGTTTTGACCGTGGAAAAATTAAACTTTCTATGAAAAACATCAATCAAGAAACAGGCGAAGAACTACAAGCCTTGCCATCTGCAGGGACTGAAACAAGCGCAGAAAGCGCATAA
- a CDS encoding pirin family protein, which produces MILIRKSKDRGNFNHGWLQTSHTFSFADYYNSNFIHFRNLRVINEDIVKPSQGFPTHSHKNMEIITYVINGELEHKDSLGNGSVIKAGDVQYMSAGNGVTHSEFNSSNSEELHLLQIWIMPNEKESHPKYTQIYIPDIEKQNKLRLIISNDGRDNSITIKQDANIYACILESGSELLFTPKENRGIWIQIIKGTITVNNEILETGDGARIEEEKEILVKGIEESEFLLFDLK; this is translated from the coding sequence ATGATTTTAATACGTAAATCAAAGGATAGAGGTAATTTTAATCATGGATGGTTACAAACCTCTCATACATTTTCATTTGCAGATTATTACAATTCAAATTTCATACACTTTAGAAATTTGCGAGTTATAAATGAAGATATTGTAAAACCCTCGCAAGGATTTCCTACTCATTCACATAAAAATATGGAAATTATAACTTATGTAATTAATGGAGAATTAGAACATAAAGATAGTTTAGGAAATGGCTCAGTTATAAAAGCTGGAGATGTTCAATATATGAGTGCTGGAAACGGCGTTACACATAGTGAATTTAATTCATCAAATTCTGAAGAGCTTCATTTATTACAAATTTGGATAATGCCAAATGAAAAAGAATCTCACCCAAAATATACACAAATATATATTCCTGATATAGAAAAACAAAATAAGTTACGCCTTATTATTTCAAATGATGGAAGAGATAATTCAATTACTATAAAACAAGATGCAAATATTTATGCTTGTATCTTAGAAAGTGGGTCAGAGTTACTATTTACACCAAAAGAAAATCGTGGCATTTGGATTCAAATTATTAAAGGCACAATCACTGTAAATAATGAAATATTAGAAACCGGTGACGGCGCTAGAATTGAAGAAGAAAAAGAAATTTTAGTTAAAGGAATAGAAGAATCTGAGTTTTTATTATTTGATTTAAAATAA
- the rpsO gene encoding 30S ribosomal protein S15 encodes MSITTDKKAELIKSYGLSKEDTGSVEVQCAILTERINNLTEHFKANPKDHHSRRGLLILVSRRRRLLEYLKRNSQERYEALIKRLNLRK; translated from the coding sequence ATGTCGATAACAACAGACAAAAAAGCTGAACTTATTAAATCATATGGCCTCAGCAAAGAAGATACTGGTTCAGTTGAAGTGCAATGCGCAATTCTTACCGAAAGAATTAACAATTTAACAGAACACTTTAAAGCTAACCCAAAAGATCACCATTCACGTAGAGGGCTTTTAATTTTAGTTAGTAGAAGAAGACGTTTACTTGAGTATTTAAAAAGAAATTCTCAAGAGCGTTACGAAGCTTTAATTAAGAGACTAAACTTACGTAAGTAA
- the truB gene encoding tRNA pseudouridine(55) synthase TruB, whose translation MNGFILLNKPKGLTSQQAVSRVKRILKIKKAGHAGTLDPFAEGLLPIAINEATRAMEYIFNNDKEYEFTIKFGAITDTLDLEGKIIEETNVIPSLESIKNVLPEFLSPLSQIPPKFSALKINGKRAYEMARNDVEFDLEPRNIEVYNLDIISAQHGEITLRTLVSKGTYVRSLARDIAIKAGSLGHVSYLKRTKFGKININKTITLDYLEKVYYDDPAYKFLYSIEEILDDIPVLQIGEEEFKRLSLGQKIMANQPLSETIYLLKYELHIVSIAKNIENYLQPIKNLRSF comes from the coding sequence ATGAACGGCTTCATATTATTAAATAAACCAAAGGGCCTCACCTCGCAACAAGCAGTAAGCCGAGTTAAAAGGATCTTAAAGATAAAAAAAGCAGGCCATGCGGGAACTCTTGACCCCTTTGCTGAAGGGTTACTTCCTATTGCAATAAATGAAGCAACACGCGCTATGGAATATATATTTAATAACGATAAAGAATATGAGTTTACTATAAAATTTGGCGCCATAACTGACACACTTGATTTAGAAGGAAAAATTATCGAAGAAACGAATGTTATTCCAAGTTTAGAATCTATTAAAAATGTTTTACCGGAATTTTTAAGCCCCCTTTCCCAAATCCCCCCAAAATTTTCAGCACTTAAAATTAATGGTAAAAGAGCTTATGAAATGGCTCGAAACGATGTAGAATTTGACCTTGAACCTAGGAATATCGAGGTTTATAATTTAGATATAATAAGCGCTCAACATGGCGAAATTACCTTACGGACTCTAGTTAGCAAAGGTACATATGTAAGGTCACTTGCACGTGACATTGCAATAAAAGCTGGGTCTTTGGGACACGTAAGTTATTTAAAAAGAACGAAATTCGGTAAAATTAATATCAATAAAACAATTACACTAGATTATTTAGAAAAAGTATATTATGATGACCCCGCTTATAAGTTTCTTTACTCAATTGAAGAGATTCTGGACGACATCCCGGTTCTTCAAATAGGGGAAGAAGAGTTTAAAAGACTAAGCTTAGGGCAAAAAATTATGGCAAATCAGCCACTTAGTGAAACCATTTATTTATTGAAATATGAGCTTCACATAGTGTCGATTGCTAAAAACATTGAAAATTATTTACAACCAATAAAAAATTTAAGGAGTTTCTGA
- the rmuC gene encoding DNA recombination protein RmuC, producing MELSIIIVNAISLFLLFSGLIYLVIKNNKFKTALNNELINKAQAATLLDILNKENEQYKALLEELKESNNFLDKEIDLMRFKLQENENKLREWQELKKESMEHAKAAIFEVGKSLSEQLIANHKQEQTSIQETNQKFIQETTNKIHEEFLSVVKTVASLSDQVKTSTTSVDFIKNALLNPAGAGALAETTLENILRSLGLIHGIDFHMQFSIDAGDSRLRPDAVVFLPGNNVIVIDSKASKFFMEFGNENVEEFFENKLSQSMGLHLKSLSQKDYKEAIRKFLNSLNSNFKASQISVLMFIPSETALERVQKVDRSFMTKAWESDIFPIGPAGLVNILSHAKFVISETKKAGYADAILEEVTKLVSALSVLQDHAKKLGNSLKSAATAYDKMAGSFNANLLPKLNRIENYGITNKNKIEYLDRYQIINQDKQQELEIENLSNDNLTKEKVELLEE from the coding sequence ATGGAACTTAGTATAATAATTGTCAATGCAATTTCACTTTTCCTATTATTTTCTGGCTTGATTTATCTAGTTATAAAAAATAATAAATTTAAAACTGCTTTGAACAATGAACTAATAAACAAAGCACAAGCTGCAACACTTTTAGATATTTTAAATAAAGAAAATGAGCAATATAAAGCTCTTCTTGAAGAATTAAAAGAATCAAATAATTTTCTTGATAAAGAAATTGATTTAATGAGATTTAAGCTTCAAGAAAATGAAAACAAATTAAGGGAATGGCAAGAGCTTAAAAAAGAATCAATGGAGCATGCGAAAGCTGCTATTTTTGAAGTAGGGAAATCTCTTTCCGAACAATTAATTGCAAACCATAAGCAAGAGCAAACTTCCATACAGGAAACTAACCAAAAATTTATTCAAGAAACTACTAATAAAATTCATGAGGAATTTTTAAGCGTCGTAAAAACTGTGGCAAGTTTAAGCGATCAGGTTAAAACTTCTACTACCTCTGTAGATTTTATTAAAAATGCACTTTTAAATCCAGCAGGCGCTGGGGCATTAGCAGAAACTACGCTTGAAAATATATTAAGGTCCTTAGGCCTTATTCATGGAATAGATTTTCATATGCAATTTTCAATCGATGCAGGAGATTCACGCTTACGCCCTGATGCAGTAGTGTTTTTACCAGGTAATAATGTTATTGTAATTGATAGTAAAGCCTCCAAATTTTTCATGGAATTTGGTAACGAAAACGTTGAAGAATTTTTTGAAAACAAATTAAGCCAGTCAATGGGTTTACATTTAAAATCCTTATCACAAAAAGATTATAAAGAAGCCATTAGAAAATTTTTAAATAGCTTAAATTCTAATTTTAAAGCTTCACAAATTTCCGTTTTAATGTTCATTCCGAGTGAAACTGCTTTAGAAAGGGTTCAAAAAGTTGACCGTAGCTTTATGACTAAAGCTTGGGAAAGTGATATTTTTCCAATTGGTCCAGCAGGACTTGTAAATATTTTATCACATGCAAAATTTGTTATTAGTGAAACTAAAAAAGCCGGTTACGCTGATGCAATTTTAGAAGAAGTAACTAAACTTGTATCTGCACTTTCTGTTTTACAAGATCATGCAAAAAAACTTGGTAACAGCCTAAAAAGTGCAGCGACAGCCTATGATAAAATGGCTGGCTCATTTAATGCAAACCTTTTACCAAAATTAAACCGTATCGAAAATTATGGTATAACAAATAAAAATAAAATTGAATATTTAGATAGATATCAAATCATTAATCAAGACAAACAACAGGAACTTGAAATTGAAAATTTATCCAATGATAATTTAACAAAAGAAAAAGTTGAATTATTAGAAGAATAA
- the glmU gene encoding bifunctional UDP-N-acetylglucosamine diphosphorylase/glucosamine-1-phosphate N-acetyltransferase GlmU yields MSNYTYSTIILAAGQGTRMKSPLPKVMHKIAEVPMIEYVINTAKKLNLSEFTVVSRSDAIILNDFLEENQVNTSYQNQQLGTAHAVKCGLKNLNLESDATLILYGDTPLISEETILKASEVLFADEKNAVVVFAFEYLESNQYGRLECQKDNVIKIIEFRDLEDKQIDKLTICNAGIMLVRSNIIKKCIEKVEPNNSKGEYYLTDIVEIANNEGFTSKYILGEFEEFLGVNSQKELANVNKIVQERIKNRFLDSGVSIIDPQNTYISYDANIEPNVTIYPFNFIGKNSVIRSGSIINSFSHIEGAYIGENSIVGPFARIRPGTKLTEEVHVGSFVETKKAKLNKGAKANHLAYLGDIEIGEKTNIGAGTIICNYDGFNKHKSVIGNDVFVGSNSTIISPVEIANGSFIAAGSVVSKNVEEEALVVTRAEEKHYAGKARIIKKRKSEEVKR; encoded by the coding sequence ATGAGCAATTATACATACTCAACAATTATTCTTGCCGCAGGACAGGGGACAAGAATGAAATCGCCATTACCAAAGGTAATGCATAAGATTGCTGAAGTTCCAATGATAGAATATGTTATAAATACAGCAAAAAAATTAAATTTAAGTGAGTTTACGGTTGTTTCACGAAGTGATGCTATAATACTTAATGATTTTCTAGAAGAAAATCAAGTTAATACTTCATATCAAAATCAACAGCTTGGTACAGCCCATGCAGTAAAATGTGGTTTGAAAAATTTAAATTTAGAGAGTGATGCAACTTTAATTCTCTATGGTGATACACCCTTAATTTCTGAAGAAACCATTTTAAAAGCAAGTGAAGTTTTATTTGCTGATGAAAAAAATGCGGTTGTGGTTTTTGCTTTTGAATATTTAGAAAGTAACCAGTACGGTAGACTTGAGTGCCAAAAAGATAATGTAATAAAAATTATTGAATTTCGTGATCTTGAAGATAAACAAATAGATAAGCTTACCATTTGTAATGCAGGTATAATGCTTGTAAGAAGTAATATAATTAAGAAATGTATTGAAAAAGTTGAGCCTAATAATTCTAAGGGTGAATATTATTTAACTGATATAGTTGAAATTGCAAATAATGAAGGTTTTACAAGTAAATATATTCTAGGTGAATTTGAAGAATTTTTAGGGGTTAATTCACAAAAGGAACTTGCAAACGTAAATAAGATTGTGCAAGAACGGATAAAAAATAGGTTTTTAGATTCAGGGGTTTCGATAATTGACCCACAAAACACTTATATTTCATATGATGCAAATATTGAACCTAATGTTACTATTTACCCATTTAATTTTATTGGTAAAAATAGCGTTATTAGATCCGGATCAATTATAAATTCTTTTAGTCACATTGAAGGAGCATATATTGGAGAAAATTCAATTGTAGGGCCCTTCGCAAGAATTAGACCAGGAACTAAATTAACTGAAGAAGTGCACGTTGGTAGTTTTGTTGAAACCAAAAAAGCAAAGCTTAATAAAGGTGCTAAAGCTAACCATTTAGCTTATTTAGGTGATATTGAAATTGGTGAAAAAACTAACATCGGAGCAGGAACAATTATTTGCAATTATGATGGGTTTAATAAACACAAATCTGTTATCGGTAATGATGTGTTTGTAGGTTCTAATAGCACAATTATTTCACCTGTAGAAATTGCAAATGGAAGTTTTATTGCAGCAGGTAGTGTAGTTAGTAAAAATGTTGAGGAAGAAGCATTAGTTGTAACACGTGCTGAAGAAAAGCATTATGCAGGCAAAGCTAGAATAATTAAAAAAAGAAAATCAGAGGAAGTTAAGCGATGA
- the rplU gene encoding 50S ribosomal protein L21 encodes MFAVVKSGGKQFKVSKNDIVKLEKLAGTPGSEIKLEEVLMIGSDKKGIIIGSPFVKGAIVTAEILAQSRNDKVVIFKKQRRQHYRRKNGHRQPVTHVKIKDIIAG; translated from the coding sequence ATGTTTGCAGTCGTAAAATCGGGTGGTAAGCAATTTAAAGTATCTAAAAATGATATTGTTAAATTAGAAAAATTAGCTGGTACACCTGGCAGCGAAATAAAATTAGAAGAAGTTTTAATGATTGGCTCTGATAAAAAAGGGATTATAATTGGTAGTCCATTTGTAAAAGGTGCAATCGTTACTGCTGAGATTTTAGCTCAATCTAGAAATGATAAAGTGGTAATTTTTAAAAAGCAACGTCGTCAGCATTATCGTAGAAAAAATGGCCACCGTCAGCCAGTAACTCATGTTAAAATTAAAGATATAATCGCAGGTTAA
- the rpmA gene encoding 50S ribosomal protein L27 → MAQKKAGGSSRNGRDSEGRRLGVKRSDGQIVLPGTILVRQRGTKFYPGKFVGMGKDHTIFALEPGFVRFERKIKGRVFINVDPIDLDFEEDIEGQAS, encoded by the coding sequence ATGGCACAAAAGAAAGCAGGTGGTAGTTCACGTAATGGTCGTGATTCAGAAGGCCGGAGACTGGGCGTAAAGAGATCAGATGGTCAAATTGTTCTTCCAGGTACTATTTTAGTTCGTCAAAGAGGTACTAAATTCTACCCTGGTAAATTCGTTGGGATGGGTAAAGATCATACAATTTTTGCTCTTGAACCAGGTTTTGTTAGATTTGAACGTAAAATCAAGGGAAGAGTTTTTATAAACGTTGATCCTATTGATTTAGACTTTGAAGAAGATATAGAAGGACAAGCTTCTTAA
- a CDS encoding serine hydrolase produces MFKLWFSIIFLISYMSQAQDANYSYTSINKEKLDQSLAALENFYINNPVRLGISVTHIEKNLTYSYRGNEKFKMASTVKLPIAIYALSLVEATKLNLNEVVEVKQDQLIPYSNINNYANWPKMDVTFLNLMDSMIATSDNTATDIILNKIGGIAAVKQYFTTQYNGISIDRNMTQLFLDYMGYDKVPDNSNLLKIKEEFYAVRPSADKDNFARKLAKDEKDTTTPEAMNKIITDFYNKKFFGDKTVKFLLHLMSKAKGNMLPGFLTKDQAQIFNKPGMFSHEGKEYYFTISSDVGIITLPNGNHLSIAIYADTEERIGKDEMRSLIALASKTLYDYFYFTF; encoded by the coding sequence ATGTTTAAATTATGGTTTTCAATTATATTTTTAATTTCATATATGAGCCAAGCCCAGGACGCAAATTATTCTTATACTTCAATTAATAAAGAAAAATTAGATCAATCATTAGCCGCTTTAGAAAATTTTTATATTAATAATCCAGTAAGATTAGGAATTAGCGTTACGCATATTGAAAAAAATCTTACTTACTCATATCGCGGGAATGAAAAATTTAAAATGGCAAGTACCGTAAAATTGCCGATAGCAATTTATGCCTTAAGTTTAGTTGAAGCTACTAAATTAAATTTAAATGAAGTAGTTGAAGTAAAACAAGATCAATTAATACCATATAGTAATATAAATAATTATGCTAATTGGCCTAAAATGGATGTTACGTTTCTAAATTTAATGGATTCCATGATTGCAACTAGTGATAATACAGCTACAGATATTATTTTAAACAAAATAGGGGGTATTGCAGCTGTGAAGCAGTATTTCACAACTCAATATAATGGCATATCAATTGATAGAAATATGACGCAATTATTTTTAGATTATATGGGTTATGATAAAGTGCCAGACAATTCTAATTTGCTAAAAATAAAAGAAGAGTTTTATGCAGTAAGGCCAAGCGCTGATAAAGATAATTTTGCACGAAAATTAGCGAAAGACGAAAAAGATACTACAACCCCTGAAGCAATGAATAAAATTATAACTGATTTTTATAATAAAAAATTCTTTGGAGATAAAACTGTAAAATTCCTTTTACATTTAATGTCAAAAGCTAAAGGGAATATGCTGCCTGGGTTTTTAACTAAAGATCAAGCCCAAATATTTAATAAGCCTGGGATGTTTAGCCATGAAGGTAAAGAATATTATTTTACTATCTCCTCAGATGTAGGTATTATAACTTTACCTAACGGAAACCATTTAAGTATTGCAATTTATGCAGATACTGAAGAAAGAATTGGTAAAGATGAAATGAGAAGTTTAATTGCATTAGCTTCTAAAACATTATACGACTATTTCTATTTCACTTTTTAA
- a CDS encoding queuosine precursor transporter translates to METYSLCGASFKDGKVSFDIQITGKAIFFKMNIEEIKKNISRFKKIYIPIISEMYAAYSTHNVEKINSLINKINSPNQPQISSYLLIFSSLYIVFMVIANLTGSKITNFLGYYIPAALYFFPFTYILDDILTEIYGFRISRSIIWAGFGINLLITIGCLLATSLPASQLWEGQHSFEHVFGHTPRIFIASIISYFFGEFINSLILSKLKILTLGKHFWLRAISSTIIAVIIDSIFFCTISFYGVLPVNLLISMIILQCIFKISYEIIMLPITTRIVEYIKSKENSDVFDFNISYNPFTWR, encoded by the coding sequence ATGGAAACGTATAGCTTATGCGGAGCTAGTTTTAAAGATGGAAAAGTTAGCTTTGATATTCAAATAACAGGAAAAGCTATTTTCTTTAAAATGAATATTGAAGAAATAAAAAAGAATATTTCACGATTTAAAAAGATTTACATACCTATAATTTCTGAAATGTATGCAGCGTACTCTACGCATAATGTTGAAAAAATAAATAGTTTAATTAATAAAATTAACTCTCCTAATCAGCCACAAATATCTAGCTACCTTCTTATTTTTAGTTCTTTATACATAGTGTTTATGGTAATAGCAAATTTAACGGGCTCAAAAATAACTAATTTTTTAGGCTACTACATTCCTGCTGCGTTATATTTCTTTCCTTTTACTTATATTCTTGATGATATTTTAACTGAAATTTATGGTTTTAGAATTAGTCGCTCGATAATATGGGCAGGATTTGGTATAAACTTACTAATAACAATTGGCTGCCTTTTAGCGACTTCATTGCCAGCTTCACAACTTTGGGAAGGGCAACATTCATTTGAACACGTATTTGGTCATACACCCAGAATATTTATAGCATCAATAATTTCCTATTTTTTTGGTGAGTTTATAAATTCATTAATATTATCAAAATTAAAAATTCTAACTCTTGGTAAGCATTTTTGGTTACGTGCAATTTCAAGTACAATTATTGCAGTTATAATAGATAGTATATTCTTTTGTACAATTTCGTTTTATGGTGTTTTGCCCGTAAACTTACTTATCTCAATGATAATACTACAATGTATATTTAAAATAAGTTATGAAATTATAATGCTTCCTATAACTACCAGAATAGTTGAATATATTAAAAGTAAAGAAAACTCAGATGTATTTGACTTTAATATTAGCTATAATCCTTTTACGTGGAGATAA
- a CDS encoding response regulator transcription factor produces MRALIIEDEPATQNALGIMLTSAGYKWDVASNGEEGAQLAEHYDYDIIILDLMLSDITGYEIILRLRSKKIKTPIMILSGLSGADHKVKGFSFGADDFVNKPYDKNELLARINAIIRRSKGHSDSVIRFDKVTINIDTRTVEVEGTPLHLTSKEYAILELLAMRKGTVLTKEMFLNHLYGGIDEPELKIIDVFVCKLRKKLADASGGLNYIETVWGRGYMLRENPVKTDQLNETMDSMHAE; encoded by the coding sequence ATGAGAGCTTTAATAATTGAAGATGAACCAGCTACGCAAAATGCACTAGGCATTATGTTAACCTCAGCAGGTTATAAATGGGATGTTGCTTCTAATGGTGAAGAAGGCGCACAACTTGCAGAACATTATGATTATGATATTATTATTTTAGATTTAATGCTTTCTGATATTACTGGTTATGAAATTATCCTCAGACTCAGAAGCAAAAAAATTAAAACACCTATTATGATCCTTTCAGGTCTTTCAGGTGCGGATCATAAAGTTAAGGGATTTAGCTTTGGTGCTGATGACTTCGTAAATAAGCCATATGATAAAAATGAATTATTAGCAAGAATTAACGCTATTATCAGACGTTCAAAAGGTCATTCTGATTCAGTTATTAGATTTGACAAAGTTACCATTAATATTGATACCAGAACTGTTGAAGTTGAAGGTACTCCGCTCCACCTTACAAGTAAAGAATACGCTATTCTTGAATTACTTGCTATGCGTAAAGGTACAGTACTTACAAAAGAAATGTTCTTAAATCACCTTTATGGCGGTATTGATGAGCCTGAATTAAAAATTATTGACGTATTCGTATGTAAGCTCCGTAAGAAACTTGCTGATGCTTCAGGCGGATTAAACTATATTGAAACTGTTTGGGGTCGTGGTTATATGTTACGTGAAAACCCAGTTAAAACAGACCAATTAAACGAAACAATGGATTCAATGCACGCTGAATAA